Proteins from a single region of Belliella baltica DSM 15883:
- a CDS encoding c-type cytochrome, which produces MSIKRSLLGVPLRLSTLALMLFLVLGAQSFAANPDVSDSEEAISAGKSVFNANCKTCHKLDQKYTGPALRGVTDRRSIEWAKSFIKNSAALIASGDAQANALYSEYNNLAMPQHEFLSDTELDNLLSYIEYGDKEAAVAEGAGDGEVAQAAGGSGVPSEYLTIILAVLVVVLLLILIVLGLIISVLTKYLNNQKLEEDDSEFINQKFDVKKVLRSDAFVVIVTALVIALVAKTAIDGLYTIGVQQGYQPKQPIAFSHQLHAGQYEIECQYCHTGVEIGKSANIPSANICMNCHQHIQNVGGKEGISTEIQKIYDAVDNNQPIEWVRIHNLPDLAYFNHSQHVAVGGIECQTCHGPIEEMEVVYQHSSLTMGWCIDCHRQTDIKAAGNEYYDKLVQLHSDSKNALKVKDIGGLECAKCHY; this is translated from the coding sequence ATGTCGATCAAACGCTCATTATTAGGTGTTCCCTTAAGATTAAGCACTCTGGCTTTGATGCTCTTCCTCGTTTTGGGAGCTCAATCCTTTGCAGCTAATCCCGATGTTTCTGACAGTGAAGAGGCAATTTCTGCAGGTAAATCTGTTTTTAATGCCAACTGTAAAACCTGTCATAAACTAGATCAAAAATACACTGGCCCTGCCCTTAGAGGGGTGACAGATCGAAGATCTATCGAATGGGCAAAGAGTTTTATCAAGAACTCTGCTGCATTAATTGCTTCTGGAGATGCACAAGCAAATGCTTTGTACAGTGAGTACAATAATCTTGCAATGCCTCAGCATGAGTTTTTAAGCGATACAGAACTTGATAACCTACTTTCTTATATTGAATATGGTGATAAGGAAGCTGCGGTTGCGGAAGGTGCTGGTGATGGTGAAGTGGCGCAAGCAGCAGGAGGATCTGGTGTTCCAAGTGAGTACCTGACAATTATCCTGGCAGTGCTTGTTGTAGTTTTGCTTCTTATTCTTATTGTCTTAGGTTTAATTATTTCAGTACTAACAAAGTATTTGAATAATCAGAAACTAGAGGAAGATGATTCTGAATTCATCAATCAAAAATTTGATGTAAAAAAAGTATTGAGGAGTGACGCATTTGTAGTCATTGTGACCGCATTAGTAATAGCCTTAGTAGCGAAGACCGCAATTGATGGTTTATATACCATAGGTGTTCAGCAAGGATATCAGCCAAAGCAGCCAATTGCATTTTCACATCAACTTCACGCGGGTCAATATGAAATTGAATGTCAGTATTGTCATACTGGTGTTGAAATAGGAAAATCAGCAAATATTCCATCTGCAAACATTTGTATGAACTGTCATCAGCATATACAAAATGTTGGTGGAAAAGAAGGTATTTCAACTGAGATCCAAAAAATCTATGATGCGGTTGACAACAATCAGCCAATTGAGTGGGTGAGAATTCACAATCTACCTGATTTGGCTTATTTCAATCACTCTCAGCACGTCGCAGTGGGTGGGATAGAGTGTCAGACTTGTCATGGTCCAATAGAAGAGATGGAAGTTGTTTATCAGCATAGTTCCTTAACTATGGGATGGTGTATTGACTGTCACAGACAAACTGATATCAAAGCCGCTGGCAATGAATATTACGATAAATTAGTGCAACTCCATTCAGATAGCAAAAATGCCCTTAAAGTGAAGGACATCGGTGGTCTAGAATGTGCTAAGTGTCACTATTAA
- a CDS encoding (2Fe-2S)-binding protein, whose protein sequence is MKTISFQLNGKNKEIQADPEEPLLYILRDEFELSGAKFGCGLQQCSACMVLVDDQAVPTCLSPCETFQGKNIETIEGLKQGNKLHPVQEAFVQEQAAQCGYCLNGMLISAVSLLRSNNNPSEEEIKEALNSVICRCGTHSRFIKAVKNVSESKL, encoded by the coding sequence ATGAAGACAATTTCTTTTCAGCTAAATGGCAAGAACAAAGAAATTCAAGCAGATCCTGAGGAACCTCTTTTATATATTCTCAGAGATGAATTTGAGCTTTCAGGTGCCAAATTCGGCTGCGGACTTCAGCAATGTTCCGCTTGTATGGTTTTGGTAGATGATCAAGCAGTACCGACTTGCCTTAGTCCTTGCGAGACTTTTCAAGGAAAAAACATAGAAACGATTGAAGGATTGAAACAAGGGAATAAACTCCATCCTGTTCAAGAAGCATTTGTCCAAGAGCAGGCTGCACAATGTGGCTATTGTCTCAATGGCATGCTTATTTCCGCAGTTTCGTTGCTCCGATCAAACAATAACCCATCAGAAGAAGAAATCAAAGAAGCTTTGAATAGCGTCATTTGCCGCTGTGGTACACATTCGAGATTTATTAAAGCTGTAAAGAACGTTTCTGAATCAAAGTTGTAA
- a CDS encoding xanthine dehydrogenase family protein molybdopterin-binding subunit, with product MENFKLPKTDRRSFLKASGQLLIGFNLFPLAFCSPKEAEELKALYEGIPERAHQGKDVIDSWIRLDADGHVTVLTGKQELGQGIRTALMQIAAEELDVPFEICHIINGDTGQTANEGYTAGSNSVEGSGSAIRQAASEARLYLLKEAEKEWGISTDQLEVKDGVILGPEGKKKSYWEILDGKFLEGNITGEARIKSPEKHQIIGKTFQRAEILDMVQGKAHFVHDLRFPDMLHARVVHPPSYGSTLKSLDTDLISGMAGVEKVIVDGSFVAVVAKREYQAIKAWQKIKEVSEWEKSEIKVMSDALFADMERNSNSPQEVEKHPNIKSVIDKATKSHQSIYRKPYHMHGSTGPGCAVAKWESQNLTVWSPTQGVYPLQNTLADLLGLEKENIRCIGMPGSGCYGHNSADDVSAEAALIAKQLPGKHIRLQWMRDNEHQWEPYGSAMQIALEAGIDQEGKITAWKTQVWSDTHSTRPNGRAGHYVSARHLENAFEFQKGGFSGGSYRNASPLYTIPDRELLLHNYEGPLRTSALRGLGAYGNIFALESFIDELAALAEIDPFEFRIKNLDNLRAIEVIKTLKSKCNWENRDQSGAIGYGLAFAQYKNSASYYAVLAEVHKSPTEGKFRLHKLTGAIDSGQCINPDGLKNQTEGGMIQSASWTIMEAVQYDANGITSRDWNSYPIMRTMDVPEVEVHIINRPEEKPLGAGEAAQGPVAASIVNALSSLVDKRVYELPLKEYFEV from the coding sequence ATGGAAAACTTTAAACTCCCAAAAACCGACAGACGCTCCTTTTTAAAAGCTTCCGGCCAATTACTTATTGGCTTTAATCTTTTTCCACTTGCATTTTGCAGTCCCAAAGAAGCTGAAGAATTAAAGGCTTTATACGAGGGAATTCCTGAGCGGGCACATCAAGGAAAAGATGTTATTGATTCTTGGATCAGATTGGATGCTGATGGTCATGTAACGGTATTGACTGGGAAGCAAGAACTCGGTCAAGGCATCAGAACAGCATTGATGCAGATTGCTGCTGAAGAACTTGATGTACCTTTTGAAATCTGTCATATCATCAATGGAGACACTGGTCAAACTGCAAACGAAGGATATACAGCGGGAAGTAATTCTGTAGAAGGTAGCGGAAGTGCTATTCGCCAAGCTGCATCAGAAGCTAGACTGTATTTACTTAAAGAAGCAGAAAAAGAATGGGGCATTTCTACCGATCAACTTGAAGTTAAAGATGGTGTCATACTTGGACCTGAAGGAAAGAAAAAATCTTATTGGGAAATTTTGGATGGTAAGTTTTTAGAAGGAAATATCACTGGAGAGGCAAGAATAAAGTCTCCTGAAAAGCATCAAATCATTGGAAAAACATTTCAAAGAGCAGAAATCCTAGACATGGTTCAGGGAAAAGCTCACTTTGTACATGATTTGAGATTTCCGGATATGCTACACGCGAGAGTGGTTCATCCACCTTCGTATGGTTCAACACTAAAATCGCTCGATACTGACTTAATTTCAGGTATGGCGGGTGTTGAAAAAGTCATTGTCGATGGAAGTTTTGTGGCTGTTGTAGCCAAAAGAGAATATCAAGCCATCAAAGCATGGCAAAAAATCAAAGAAGTAAGCGAGTGGGAAAAATCAGAAATTAAAGTAATGTCTGACGCTCTTTTTGCTGACATGGAGCGAAATTCCAATTCTCCTCAAGAGGTAGAAAAGCATCCAAATATCAAATCTGTGATTGACAAGGCAACAAAATCACATCAATCCATTTACAGAAAACCCTATCACATGCACGGATCTACAGGTCCTGGCTGTGCTGTAGCAAAATGGGAAAGTCAGAATCTAACTGTTTGGTCTCCCACTCAGGGCGTTTATCCCTTACAAAATACACTCGCAGATTTATTGGGACTGGAAAAAGAAAACATCAGATGTATAGGAATGCCAGGTTCGGGCTGTTATGGACACAACAGTGCTGATGATGTTTCAGCAGAAGCAGCATTGATTGCCAAGCAGCTTCCTGGCAAGCATATCAGACTTCAATGGATGCGAGATAACGAGCATCAATGGGAGCCTTATGGATCAGCTATGCAGATTGCGCTTGAAGCAGGTATAGATCAAGAAGGGAAAATCACAGCTTGGAAAACACAGGTTTGGTCAGATACCCATAGCACACGACCAAATGGTCGAGCAGGACATTATGTTTCGGCAAGACATTTGGAAAATGCTTTTGAATTTCAAAAAGGAGGATTTTCTGGTGGATCTTACAGGAACGCTTCTCCACTTTATACTATTCCAGATCGGGAGCTCTTACTCCATAATTATGAAGGACCATTAAGAACTTCTGCTTTAAGGGGATTGGGTGCTTATGGAAATATTTTTGCTCTGGAATCATTTATAGATGAATTGGCAGCTCTTGCTGAGATTGATCCTTTTGAGTTTAGGATCAAAAACCTAGATAATCTAAGAGCCATTGAAGTGATCAAAACCCTGAAAAGTAAATGTAATTGGGAAAATAGAGATCAAAGTGGAGCTATAGGCTATGGGCTTGCTTTTGCCCAATACAAAAATTCAGCTTCCTATTATGCAGTACTTGCGGAAGTCCACAAGAGTCCGACAGAAGGTAAATTCAGATTGCACAAACTCACTGGAGCCATCGATTCCGGTCAATGCATTAATCCTGATGGGTTAAAAAACCAAACCGAAGGAGGAATGATCCAATCTGCAAGTTGGACAATCATGGAAGCGGTGCAATATGATGCAAACGGTATCACAAGCAGAGACTGGAACTCCTACCCTATCATGCGGACAATGGATGTTCCTGAAGTCGAAGTGCATATCATCAATCGACCGGAAGAAAAACCTCTTGGCGCTGGTGAAGCCGCTCAAGGGCCTGTCGCTGCTTCTATTGTAAATGCTTTGTCTTCTCTTGTGGACAAAAGGGTTTATGAATTGCCTTTGAAGGAGTATTTTGAGGTTTGA
- a CDS encoding TolB family protein produces the protein MKKLSAIILIFLLFSCEKQYEDAIPEGSSIVRSTLYSDLTDDGNIMLQWGDVRICNGFNCIRNEVSASNYELFVKRPGAQNFERVIRLPSGTNQFLFGDVSKGEAYEFFIKSNRAGTSVDSNTVMIIPAEVQEIELVFRLDMSGHALMHPRLSPLGSKVAYVSDVQFTEAGEERRALSLFIWDKEAQQHYLVKRNANQPNWSSDGKRLIYVTTSGLSQSVQGVLPSHLEIFDLEGEEFTLISGGFHQQYLPSFSKDDEQVFFYSDSLNREDFGLWQRDFFGNTSPVFPSFRDPELLAGMSPFYGLDVSQITEMVAVDHLQLFNDRPVYHIFGFDMASGGQKVDLMVSQWSDFSPSFSPVDANKLAFISDRSGISQVWLLDLVSKELKQVTFFSTQKSDYRITKIGSSISWGDDGNSLIFPVSSPRGGRELVKIPL, from the coding sequence ATGAAAAAGTTAAGTGCGATTATTTTAATATTTCTTTTGTTCAGTTGCGAAAAGCAGTACGAAGACGCTATTCCTGAAGGATCATCAATTGTAAGATCAACACTTTATTCGGATCTCACGGATGATGGGAATATTATGCTTCAATGGGGGGATGTAAGAATTTGTAATGGGTTTAACTGTATCCGAAATGAGGTAAGTGCCAGCAATTATGAACTGTTTGTAAAAAGACCCGGTGCTCAAAATTTTGAAAGAGTAATTCGCTTGCCTAGCGGTACCAATCAATTTTTGTTTGGAGATGTAAGTAAGGGAGAAGCCTATGAATTTTTTATCAAGTCCAATAGGGCAGGTACTTCGGTTGATTCCAATACGGTTATGATTATTCCAGCGGAGGTTCAAGAAATTGAATTGGTTTTTCGGTTAGATATGTCTGGTCACGCACTTATGCATCCTAGGCTAAGTCCTTTGGGTAGTAAAGTGGCCTATGTTTCTGATGTGCAATTTACAGAAGCAGGCGAGGAGCGGAGAGCCTTAAGTCTTTTTATTTGGGATAAAGAAGCACAGCAACATTACTTAGTAAAAAGAAATGCCAACCAACCTAATTGGTCATCGGATGGGAAGAGACTGATTTATGTCACAACATCAGGACTTTCTCAATCTGTACAAGGAGTTTTGCCTTCCCATTTAGAAATATTTGATTTGGAAGGAGAAGAATTTACCTTAATCAGTGGGGGCTTTCATCAACAATACTTACCAAGTTTCAGCAAAGATGATGAACAAGTGTTTTTTTATTCAGATTCCTTAAATAGAGAGGATTTTGGTTTATGGCAGCGTGATTTTTTTGGAAATACTTCACCTGTGTTTCCTTCTTTCCGGGATCCTGAACTTTTAGCTGGCATGTCTCCTTTTTATGGCTTGGATGTTTCTCAAATCACAGAAATGGTGGCTGTAGATCACTTACAATTGTTTAACGATAGGCCAGTATACCATATTTTCGGATTTGACATGGCTAGTGGAGGGCAAAAAGTAGATTTAATGGTTTCCCAATGGAGTGATTTTTCGCCTTCTTTTTCACCGGTCGATGCGAATAAACTAGCTTTCATATCTGATCGTTCTGGAATTTCACAGGTTTGGTTGCTAGATTTGGTTTCTAAGGAGTTGAAGCAGGTTACATTTTTCAGTACTCAGAAGTCTGATTATAGAATTACTAAGATTGGTTCTTCAATTTCTTGGGGGGATGATGGTAATTCACTGATCTTTCCTGTTTCAAGTCCGAGAGGAGGAAGAGAGTTGGTGAAGATTCCTTTATAG
- the rpsA gene encoding 30S ribosomal protein S1 produces MSNQKDFNWEDFDTKGFGEGYSKDKRAEMEALYAGTLNEITEKEVIKGTVVGINDKDVIINIGFKSDGLVPRTEFRDLPDLKIGDEVELFIEEQENSLGQLVLSRKKARMVRAWSDIEDALEHDNVIEGLVKRRTKGGLIVDIYGVEAFLPGSQIDVKPIRDFDIYVGKKMEVKVVKINHTNDNVVVSHKVLIEKDLEKQKAEILNNLEKGQVLEGVIKNMTNFGVFIDLGGVDGLLHITDISWGRINHPEEVLNLDDKVQIVVLDFDDDKKRISLGMKQLTAHPWDALSAELEIGSKVQGKIVNVADYGAFLELAPGVEGLIHVSEMSWSQHLRNPADFVKVGDEIQAVVLTLDKDERKMSLGIKQLTEDPWTKGDMAAKYAVGTKHKGVVRNLTNFGLFLELEEGIDGLVHVSDLSWTKKIKHPSEFVKVGDDLDVAVLELDVENRRLALGHKQLEENPWDTFESVFPVGSDHKCTVVSKNDKGAVLELPYGLEGFATSKNLEKADGSSVEVGEALDFKVTEFSKDDKRIVLSHTATFREEVKPAPAPKKAKKKEDAPSSATPAEKSTLGDLDALAELKEKMEGGKK; encoded by the coding sequence ATGTCTAATCAAAAAGATTTTAACTGGGAAGATTTCGACACCAAAGGTTTTGGTGAAGGTTATTCTAAAGACAAAAGAGCCGAAATGGAAGCTCTTTATGCTGGAACTCTGAACGAGATCACCGAAAAAGAAGTCATCAAAGGTACTGTAGTAGGTATCAATGACAAAGATGTGATCATCAACATTGGTTTCAAATCTGACGGTTTGGTACCAAGAACAGAATTCAGAGACCTTCCAGACCTTAAGATCGGTGACGAAGTTGAATTGTTCATTGAAGAGCAAGAAAACTCACTTGGTCAGTTGGTTCTTTCCAGAAAGAAAGCAAGAATGGTTCGTGCATGGAGCGATATCGAAGATGCGCTTGAGCATGATAACGTGATCGAAGGTCTTGTGAAAAGAAGAACCAAAGGTGGTTTGATCGTAGATATCTACGGTGTAGAGGCATTCTTGCCAGGTTCTCAAATTGACGTGAAGCCTATCAGAGATTTCGATATCTATGTAGGTAAGAAAATGGAAGTGAAAGTGGTGAAAATCAACCACACTAACGATAACGTAGTAGTATCTCACAAAGTGTTGATCGAGAAAGATCTTGAGAAACAAAAAGCTGAGATCTTGAACAACCTTGAGAAAGGTCAAGTACTAGAAGGTGTGATCAAAAACATGACAAACTTCGGTGTATTCATCGATTTGGGTGGTGTTGATGGTTTGCTTCACATTACAGATATCTCTTGGGGTAGAATCAATCATCCAGAAGAAGTACTCAATTTGGACGACAAAGTTCAGATTGTGGTTCTTGATTTTGATGATGACAAGAAGAGAATTTCTTTGGGTATGAAGCAATTGACTGCTCACCCTTGGGATGCACTTTCTGCTGAACTTGAAATCGGTTCTAAAGTACAAGGTAAGATTGTAAACGTAGCAGATTACGGTGCATTCTTAGAACTTGCTCCTGGAGTAGAAGGTTTGATCCACGTTTCTGAAATGAGCTGGTCACAGCACTTGAGAAATCCAGCTGACTTTGTGAAAGTTGGTGATGAAATCCAAGCTGTTGTATTGACATTGGACAAGGACGAGAGAAAAATGTCTCTTGGAATCAAGCAATTGACTGAAGATCCTTGGACTAAAGGTGACATGGCTGCAAAATATGCAGTTGGCACTAAGCACAAAGGTGTGGTAAGAAACTTGACAAACTTCGGCTTATTCCTTGAATTGGAAGAAGGAATCGATGGTTTGGTTCACGTATCTGATCTTTCTTGGACTAAGAAAATCAAGCATCCTTCAGAGTTTGTAAAAGTAGGTGATGACTTGGATGTTGCTGTTTTGGAACTTGATGTAGAAAACAGAAGATTAGCACTAGGACATAAGCAATTGGAAGAAAATCCATGGGATACTTTCGAAAGCGTATTCCCTGTAGGTTCTGATCACAAGTGTACTGTAGTTTCTAAAAATGATAAAGGTGCAGTTCTTGAACTTCCTTATGGATTAGAAGGGTTTGCTACTTCCAAAAACTTGGAAAAAGCAGATGGTTCTTCTGTAGAAGTAGGTGAAGCATTAGACTTTAAAGTAACTGAATTCTCTAAAGATGATAAGAGAATTGTCCTTTCACACACAGCCACCTTTAGAGAAGAAGTAAAACCTGCTCCAGCTCCAAAGAAAGCTAAGAAGAAAGAAGACGCTCCTTCATCCGCTACACCAGCTGAAAAATCCACTTTAGGTGATTTAGATGCTTTAGCAGAGTTGAAAGAGAAAATGGAAGGCGGGAAAAAATAA
- a CDS encoding DUF4221 family protein, which produces MSIFKKYFFIVLYGMILFSCSNIKSENIIDSDSYLVRTINLALDDSTSNELLRVQFHQEPENDFLYVLNKITNSIDEYDLNSGEMKKRIHFPVDGPNGITTIAQGFHYHNKDTLFVFPQGRINGTLILNREGEVKNVIKTPALETEKFGVINHISTSTNPSFYFKNKVFFSRYPLFDMQNPSNINQSYPLGIEYDLNSNKLFMDSSLVYPETYRDEIWSTYDMIFFRLFDGNSFVYSWPLLDHLIKVDFATKNIEKHLVKNSIDKNKLKAFSTVPTDKMEHEVSLTNLRYGEVFYDKFRELYYRVVYQPLKNYSNEIYPTYRQARKFSILVLDKDFNMLKEISFPDKKYLIYNAFVGPEGLYLPRNNPFWVNLHEDSIEIDIFEFISNE; this is translated from the coding sequence ATGTCAATTTTTAAAAAATATTTCTTTATTGTTTTATATGGGATGATTTTATTCTCATGTTCAAATATTAAAAGTGAAAATATTATTGATTCTGACTCGTATTTAGTGAGAACAATTAATTTAGCTTTGGATGATTCAACATCGAATGAATTATTAAGGGTTCAATTTCATCAAGAACCTGAAAATGATTTTCTCTATGTCCTTAATAAAATTACAAATTCAATAGATGAATATGATTTAAATAGTGGAGAAATGAAGAAAAGGATTCATTTCCCAGTTGATGGCCCAAATGGTATAACAACTATTGCTCAGGGGTTTCATTATCATAACAAAGATACTTTATTTGTATTCCCACAAGGAAGAATAAATGGGACATTGATTTTAAATAGAGAAGGTGAAGTGAAAAATGTTATTAAAACACCAGCCTTAGAAACTGAAAAGTTTGGTGTAATTAATCATATTTCAACATCAACGAACCCATCATTTTATTTCAAAAATAAAGTTTTTTTTAGCCGATACCCTTTATTTGATATGCAAAACCCATCAAATATTAATCAATCTTATCCATTAGGAATTGAATATGATTTAAATTCAAACAAGTTGTTTATGGATTCTAGTTTAGTCTATCCAGAGACTTATAGAGACGAAATTTGGTCTACATATGACATGATTTTTTTTAGGCTATTTGATGGTAACTCTTTTGTTTATTCTTGGCCCCTGTTGGATCATTTAATAAAGGTTGATTTTGCAACAAAAAATATCGAAAAACACTTAGTAAAAAATTCAATTGACAAGAATAAACTAAAAGCTTTTTCAACTGTGCCGACTGATAAAATGGAGCATGAAGTAAGTTTGACAAATCTTAGGTATGGTGAGGTATTCTATGACAAGTTTAGAGAGTTATATTATCGAGTTGTTTATCAACCTTTGAAAAATTACTCAAATGAAATTTACCCAACTTATCGACAAGCAAGAAAATTCTCGATACTGGTTTTAGATAAAGATTTCAATATGCTGAAAGAAATTAGTTTTCCAGACAAAAAATATTTGATATACAATGCATTTGTTGGTCCAGAAGGACTTTATTTACCTAGAAATAATCCATTTTGGGTTAATCTACATGAAGATTCTATAGAAATTGACATTTTTGAATTTATTTCAAATGAGTAA
- a CDS encoding lysophospholipid acyltransferase family protein, producing MKIIQWIYTIYAAVLFAVFMLIFGWFVVIPYAISSKAGKFAFFFIRIWVRGWSTLVGIRYKVHGKEHIDLEQPYIYIFNHRSFIDAPVIPMAIMQEVRAIGKKELSTIPVFGFITSRIAVWVDRKDAASRKASVKRLLEILQTGISIVVAPEGTRNDTDQTLLPFQKGAFRMAIETGVQIMPMAVIGADQVMRRGSILLSPGVINIYFSSPIDPKPYMKTQDISGLSKKCFNRLEAMILTHE from the coding sequence ATGAAAATTATTCAGTGGATTTATACCATCTATGCAGCTGTGCTTTTTGCTGTATTTATGCTGATTTTCGGCTGGTTTGTGGTCATCCCATATGCTATATCATCGAAAGCAGGAAAGTTTGCATTTTTCTTTATCCGTATTTGGGTAAGGGGCTGGTCCACTTTAGTTGGTATTCGATACAAAGTACATGGGAAGGAGCATATTGATTTAGAGCAACCTTACATTTACATCTTCAACCATAGGTCGTTCATTGACGCTCCAGTTATCCCAATGGCGATCATGCAAGAGGTAAGAGCCATTGGGAAAAAAGAATTATCTACAATCCCTGTTTTCGGCTTCATCACCTCCAGAATAGCAGTCTGGGTAGATAGAAAGGATGCAGCATCAAGAAAAGCATCCGTCAAAAGGCTACTTGAAATTCTACAAACAGGAATATCCATCGTGGTTGCTCCAGAAGGAACTAGAAATGATACAGATCAAACTTTACTTCCATTTCAAAAGGGAGCATTCCGAATGGCAATTGAGACTGGTGTACAGATCATGCCTATGGCCGTGATCGGTGCTGACCAAGTCATGCGAAGAGGCTCAATTTTGCTAAGCCCAGGTGTAATCAATATCTATTTTTCATCACCAATTGATCCAAAACCATATATGAAAACACAGGACATTTCAGGCTTATCAAAAAAATGCTTCAACAGACTAGAAGCGATGATCTTGACCCATGAATAA
- a CDS encoding 3-keto-disaccharide hydrolase: MKILKYSIFALSIVAFGCGGSEEVREVTVENELVEVEPEWISLFDGESFDGWKKYGGGEVGAAWKVQDGAIYLDATNKDGWQTGDGGDIVTEEEFDNFHLKVEWKIAKDGNSGIIFYVHESEEYAYPWMTGMEMQVLDNDGHPDAKIRTHRAGDLYDLIESSEETVSPVGEWNLAEIISKDGLLQLHLNGTKIVETTLWTPEWEELIAGSKFKDMPGFGTFKSGKIALQDHGDEVWFRNIEIKRL; the protein is encoded by the coding sequence ATGAAAATCTTAAAATATTCAATTTTCGCACTTTCTATAGTTGCATTTGGATGCGGTGGAAGTGAGGAAGTAAGAGAAGTAACAGTTGAAAATGAACTGGTAGAAGTTGAGCCGGAGTGGATTAGCCTTTTTGATGGAGAATCATTTGATGGCTGGAAAAAATATGGTGGTGGCGAAGTAGGCGCAGCTTGGAAAGTTCAAGATGGTGCTATCTACCTTGACGCTACCAATAAAGATGGCTGGCAGACTGGTGATGGTGGTGATATCGTGACTGAGGAAGAATTTGATAATTTCCACCTCAAAGTAGAATGGAAAATTGCAAAAGACGGCAATAGTGGGATTATATTTTATGTGCATGAATCAGAAGAGTATGCTTATCCATGGATGACAGGTATGGAGATGCAAGTACTGGACAATGATGGACACCCTGATGCAAAAATCAGAACCCATCGTGCTGGTGATTTATATGACTTGATTGAGTCTTCCGAAGAAACTGTGAGTCCTGTAGGTGAATGGAATCTTGCAGAGATTATCTCAAAGGATGGGCTGCTGCAGCTTCACCTCAACGGGACTAAAATTGTGGAAACTACACTTTGGACTCCTGAGTGGGAGGAATTGATCGCAGGTAGTAAGTTTAAAGACATGCCTGGGTTTGGCACTTTCAAATCAGGTAAAATTGCTCTCCAAGATCATGGGGATGAAGTTTGGTTCAGAAATATTGAGATCAAGAGGCTTTAG
- a CDS encoding c-type cytochrome — translation MKLIKPFSIGVIALSSLAYACGGGNTESTETSNTAQAPAKEVKVSLEDKYKDDPVFITGSAKAKEAGCTACHMVERKVVGPSYADVAEKYENTPENVAMLTDHVINGNVGNWGEIQMPSHPQLERADVEDMIKYVLLLKR, via the coding sequence ATGAAACTAATTAAACCCTTTTCTATCGGCGTAATTGCGCTTTCTTCATTAGCTTATGCATGTGGTGGAGGTAATACTGAATCTACAGAAACTTCTAATACAGCTCAAGCTCCAGCAAAAGAAGTAAAAGTAAGTCTAGAAGACAAGTACAAAGACGATCCTGTATTCATCACGGGTTCAGCAAAGGCTAAAGAAGCAGGATGTACAGCTTGTCACATGGTAGAGCGTAAAGTTGTAGGTCCATCTTATGCAGATGTAGCTGAGAAGTATGAAAATACACCAGAAAACGTAGCCATGCTAACTGATCATGTAATCAATGGGAATGTAGGTAATTGGGGTGAAATCCAAATGCCATCACATCCTCAATTGGAAAGAGCTGATGTGGAGGATATGATCAAGTATGTTTTACTTTTGAAAAGATAA